The stretch of DNA TCAGTTCAACACGCCAAAGAAGCTTGGCTGAGCCAGCCGGGTTCGAGTCACGGCACCATCTTCTTGAGATGAATATCAGGGGGACGTCTCTCCCCCTGGTCGAGTCTTTTTATATACTACTTTACTGATAGTTTTCTAACTCCTTTTCATATTTCAGATACGTTGAACTCTTCTTCCTCTGTTTTGTACATACATAAACCTAACAGATCTACGTACCTTTAAATTTAACAGTAAATAGAAGTCACGAAATATTTGAATCTCCAAATTTAGCAGTCTGATGTGTATTTTGTATTCCCTATCGAGATGGTTTCAGCTTCAAATGATGACCGTCTCATCTTGACATCTTGTTTCTATTTTTGGGTAATGCGTGAGAAAATATATTTTGTCTGAGCTGTCTTCCATGGTGCAGGAGAAATCTATCTTGCGTTCTTCAACCTCGACTCCGTGAGCAGGAAGATGACCGTACAAATATCAGATCTTGGAAAGGTTCTCAGAAGAACTTTTTTGAAAAAAGAGCTATGCAGCTGCACTGAAGTTTGGAGCGGAAAGAATTTCGGTCCTGTGAAGGAAGAGATTTCAGCAGTGGTTAATTCGCATGGCTCCATGGTGTTCGAAATCACATGTTGAGATTGCAGTACTGGGCCAGTAGTTCGAGAAGTTCGCAGTGATAATTTGCTGTCAGCTCCATTTCTATTGATCCTTTACTTGTAGGCAGAGGTGGAATGGATACGTTGATAAACCATTAACTAGATGGCTGCTGGATTTGACTGAATGAATAACAAAAGAAACATGGGGAGAAAATGATGTTTAactgatcttttttttttttttttgctttatgTCCTAATGGACTCGGTGACTTCTATTTAGTGGTACAAAGTTAAGGTATTCATAATACCTGGTGATCCTAATTAACAGACAGATAAACATAGCACTACTAGGCAGGGATGGGACGGGACGAGCAGATTTTACAAGCAGCAGCATCCCTGAATGTTGCGATCCTTTTGTTATGTACGCCAGAGAGGAATGGATATGGAAACCTGAAGCTCGTAACAGAACAAATGCAAAGAATGGCACCAGGCCACGAACACAGAAAATTAAAAGCACTACACCACCGGCAACTAATTAAATTCACCGAGTCAAGGGAATGCCTGTGCATTCAGCCAACGATATTAACCCACCGCTAAAACATTCCTAACGACCATCTTATATGGAAGCCTGCTACTTCGACATGCAAAGATCAGCTACCACTAGAACAGTAGAACTACATGGAAACCCTCTTCGTCttcacttcttcaccgacacAAGACTGGGTGTCTATGGAGCAGCAGGAGAGGAATGCTGTAACCAATCTTTTGCGCAGAACAGTGCCTCCAAGGTTTCAGGGTGCAGTGAGCTCTGGTAGTCGTCAAGCATCTTGGCTTCCGTCCCAGCTGCGAACACGGAGCTGCCACGACCAACGGTGGACACCGGTATTGCAAGGACATCTTGGGCCATCCTCGAGAGTGTTGGGTACCTGACGGCATTAACCTTCCACCACATCAGAATGTCAAACTCCAGCATGCGTGGGACCAGGGCTTCTTCCAAGTACTGATCTAGCTCTGACTTTGAGATCTGGCTCAGGGCTACCTCTGAAAGGTACGTGTCGAAGCCTGACAGTAGATTGCCAGTGGAAGTAGGATCTGTTGGAATGTTGTTCTTATTGTCAGGCAGAGCGCCAGTGACCTCTTGCTCAACATGGGCTGGCGTCGACGGAAGTGGCTGTCTAACATACTCTTTGTAGAGCTCATGTACAGCATCATCCACCAACTTGACATACTTAGAGCCCTTCATCAGACCATAGATTTTGGAGTAACTGAACTCAACAATCTTCATTTTGAAACGGGGATCCATCACAACAGCAATGGCCAGCACAACATTGCAATCTCTCCAATACTTGTcaaatatctcatgcatgccttTTGTGATTGTACCGGAAATAGAATCTTGATCATCTGTGGCATTTGAAATCTCTCTCTGAATTGTCCAAGCCTCATGGAAAAATATGTTTGAAGTTGGATCTTCTGTTGCCATAATGCTGTTTGCAGAGTCGTACAACAGCTTCAGATACCTGCAAGCAACCTCGACTTTCTCCCAGTCCACTGCCGAAGGTGCTTGATTGTAGTTATCGTTACATTTCTCCAGCATGGTGAATGCCTGCTTATAATCCAGAGCTGCCAGCAGCATAAGATAGGTGGTGTTCCACTGGGCTTTAAAGTCTAGACATAGGGTCTGGTTACTAGGAATTTGCAGTTGCAAAATGATGTGAGCAAACATCTCCTCATGGCTAACACAGGATTTTATGAACTTTATACTTTCACGGATTTTGTAGATGGCACTTTGAACTGAAGCAGTGACATCACTTGCAGCTGCATTCAGTATATGGGCATAGCACCTCACAACCAAAAATTGCCCCCCAAGCATCGGAATATTCTTTCTGGAGAGTTCCTCTCTCAAATTCAAACTGTAGATATCATGTGAGGAGGACTCATAATCTCCAGTAACGGTGAAGAGTTTGTCAGTCATGTTCCACTGAGGAAGGCTTCTGCTGATAGCTTCAGAAACTGCATTCTCTGAACAACCAGGCCAAGGGAccatcacaaagttgagcattCTTCGGTGCAGCTTCCACTCAGAATCAATGAATTGCCCTGCAAGGGAAACATATCCAAGAGTTTGGCTAGTGGTCCAAGACTGTACTGTGAGATTTATCCTTCCAGGAATATTTCCGACTTGCTTCAGCACGCTCTCTCTTTCCTTCAGATAAACTGCATAAACCTCTGCCTCCATTGCGTCTGTATTCACCACCTTGAAACTAGGCTGCAGGCCCTCAACAAAGGATATGAAGGTTGGCTGTTGAACAATTAGCAGAGGGTAGTCATGCAGAATGATCATCTTCGCCAGGTATGATTTACTGCTGTCTGGATTGAATCGAGCATTTGCATAACCAGTACAAGTGCGGCGCCGCCTCTTAGAAGGCTTCTCTACAGTACCCTGAAAATAATTTTCTGTCCCTCCTGCTGCAGGTTCTTGAACTTTAATCTCAGGGCAATGACCCTGGGTAATGTGCCTCTTCAGATGGCTAGTGCCTGACATTTTTGATCCAGAACTGTATGCAAATATGCCGTTACAATGCTTGCAGCAAGCTCGTGTGCATCCCTCAGAATCTTCGGTAGTGAAATGTTCCCAGACCATGGACGTCTTTCTTCGGCGTTTTGATGAGGTTTGTGGTTTCACCCCAGTGGTAACATTGCCACTAGCTATCTCACTACCTTGAACCGTCTGATTACAATGGAGGACTGTTTGGTCATAGGGGACCATCTCACCACCAGGATCCACCTTGCTACCAACAGGGACAATCTGGTTGCTGTGAACCATCTTGTTATCATGGATGTTGTCGACCATCTTGTAACCAAGGATCATTTCGGCATCATGACCcatcttgtcactgataatcgCATCACAGACATCAACCATCTCATTGCCACCAGGGAAAATCTCGTAGTCTTCGAACACTGTCTCAGTGCCATGCACCAAGGAAGAGTCATTGCTGTTTGGATCACCCATGCTTTGCTGAGAATAATAGCTAAAATGGTTGGAAGAAATACGATCAAGTCAGATATAATGTAGTCAAACTAGAACACAGACAACGGGTTAAAGAAGCTATAAGTAAAATGCAATATCTATCTAGTGAAAACGTCACAGATATTTGCACAATATAAGTTTTTTCGAGAACATGCGCTGCATGTATTTCATTAAGCGATTTGCACAATATAAGTTGAATATACATTCAGCCATTACATATTTACATCACGTTTTTGTATGAGAGAATCAGTACCACAGCACTCAGTCGTTGTATGAACTAACAATGGTTCAAGGAAGTGGATCCAAATCACAAATTCATTTTTGTAAGctagctactccctccattccaaattataattcatttcaagaatcttggaaagTCAAAGCATCACAAGTTTgacaatttatatgataaagtaataacatttatgatgccaactaaggcattgtttagttcccatcaaaatctaaaaagtttttaagattccgtgtcgcatcgaatcttgcggcacatgcatggagtactaaatgtagatactgtaaatcgtgaggcgaattttttgagccaagttagtacataattgaacaatatttaccaaatacaaacgaaagtgctacagtagcgaaatccaaaaagttttcacaattaaacaaggcctaaatttttATTAGAttattcattaattatattttcatagtatatacctatttgatgtcacaaatctttttagttttctttataattttgatcacatcttagatgctttgactctccaagattcttgtaatgacttataatttagaattgaGGGAGTATTTAAATATGACAGAATTTCTAGTCGGGAAGTAATGTACTTGCCAACAAAAGAGGACGATGtaggaaaaaaaaaatggaactgcGAGCAGAAAGCATATCGCCATCCCCCATATACTGTCCATTGCTTCTATGCCAAGCACATATGCCATTATTTAGTTAGTGTCCATCGCTTCTATGCCAAGCACATATAACATTGTTTAGTTGTTGAGTAGACACAGAGCATTGAGAATAAGAACTCTAACCACGTGCCGTGACAATAACAACTCACACTTGTTGAACACGCAGAGGAACCAGACTGGCAGTAAGTTCACACGACACAGATTAAACACAAGTCCAGAAAACACCatactaaaaaaaaagaaaatcattGCATGCTTTTTTGGTTCGAGAACAAATCGCATACTGTTTCATCTGATGATGATGCTGATGTTCTCCGACCACATGGCGTCGTTGATTATAGCAGGCGAAAATCATAaactggaaaccaatcgaaacgAAAAACCTCAGGGTCCAGCGAGCTACGACGATCATCGAACAGCTTCCTACCACTGcaacaaacacacacacacacactacgGACAGACGATACAGCGATTCGGACCAGCAGGTACCAACCAATGCAATCATCAAGCACAGAAAACCCCATCCAACTCACACACCATCGACGATCGATCTACCCGCCCTCCATACAGTTTAAGGAAGGCCCAATCCAAGGCAACGATCACTGCAAACACCCCCCAGACCCAGCAATCAATCCGCGCGGAGGAAGAGGAACACACGAGGTGGGGAGGGAGAGGGCTTGCAGTTGGGTGCGGTGGGTTACCTTGCAGTGGAAGGAGAAGGGGGGGACGAGGTGAGGTCCAGGAAACCAGCCGGCGCGGCGGGGGGGCTACTACTGGATCGGATCGCGGCTCGCCTCGGCCCAGCAAGGAACAAACCCTAGATCGTGTTCGTCGTCCTTTGAGTCCACTCCGTGGGCAGAAGAACGCGGCGGGGACGCGGAGGCTTTTATGGGCTCGTTTCGTGTCCCAGCCCATGACGGAGAGAGAGGGCGTGGTTCGCTCCACTTCCCGCTGACAGGTGGGCTTCCGGACCCGTTCTTGGTTTTggaaaccttttttttttccttttgtttccgtatatatatatatatgtatcctTTACGGTAGGAGTTTATGCGCTTTTATACGGAGCTAAACCGGCCAAGCCCAGACTGTCCATAACTAACCATAAATAAATGCCCCTCCGTCATGTCGTATAATACCTTAGTTCACTTAAAGATTCTCAGCCACATGAAATCttacaaaatatatatatatatatatatatatatgtatatatatatatatatatatataaataaaaataaaaactaattatacagtttgtctataaattacgagatgaattttttgagcctagttagtccatgattggacaatatttgtcaaataaaaataaaaatactatagtatataaaataaaaaaaattcggaactgaacaaggcctacgaTACTTTTAAAACTATAGTTTATTTATATAGCTACTATACCCATCTTAAATCATAGTTCAATTTTGATTTTCAAGGCTATAGGTTGTACCATTTATTTAAATATACGCTTTGTCTAGATAAATGGTTTGTAGACGAAATGATTATCCAAAAAGGCTTCTACAATTTAGAACGATAAATATGAGAAATACATATAGGGTTATTACAAGTATATATGTATCTCGGAGATAGTTATAAGTCTGCTCGAGCGCTACCACTAGCGCAGCGAAGGGGCCGCCGGCTAGGGCTGGGGTTGGCCGTATCTGCTCGCTACCGCCAGCACCCGAGCAGGGACTGCATCGCGCATGGGGCAGCTCCCGTGCTTGCTCGAAATGGGCGTCTGGCTGGGGCTAGGGCTGCCTGcatccgccgctcgccgccacaGGGGTAGCGCTCGTCCCCATCGGGGCCAGGGCCGGCCGCGCCCTCGACCGCCGGAGCCAAGGCCGGAGCTGCGTTGCCCCGAGGATGCATGGGGGCATACGATCGAGTGGAGGTTAGGGGCAAAGCTGCGCAGGGAGCTTGCACCGCCATAGGGAGGTGCACCATGCACCGGTTAGGGACTTAGGGTGGGGATGTCTGCGTGAGGAAAGCCGCTCCGCCGGGGCCGCCATCGGAGCGTGGCGGGCCACCGCCACGATCAAGGTTGCAGAGGTGCGTGGTTGTGAGATGTGGCCATGAGGCTCCGCCAATGTCGcggtcgaggtagaggacgccGCCCATGGTAGCTCCTCCACCGCCGCTAGTGTTGGAGCTGGCGATCCAGAAACGGACCAAGGGGGGGCTAAAGAACAAGACGAACGTTTTGCTCGGTAAACACAGAAATTGATAATTTGATATGGATTCAAAGTAGTTGAAGTCAAAGATACATAGAATTAAGGATAGAAAAGTACCAAATACAAGGAGTCTTTCAGCTTAAGAATTGACACCACTTGAACCAATACGACTTGAACCGCCACCCTCAATGCTACATAATTTGCAAATATCATACACTTCTTCAATAATCAAGATAACAAGCAAAAAGAAAAGTATTAAAACAATACGCACCTTGGGACCTTGCGTGGCAAGTTTATCTTATGATTTCTTATGCCCTAAAAGCGCTCCAAAATTTTGTCATCTTCAATAGATACAAAGAAATCCTGCTCAATATTTTTTCATTCTATAAATTCAAACCAATCAGTAAATCAGTAATTGCTTGAATCTAAATCTAGTCAGTATTCAgtaatgaaaaaaaaacagagggaTCTTCTCACCTTGCTTGCACAATCCCTACTCTAACCCTAGGGCAGTAGGGCTGGCTGGCTGCCTGCCTGGCTCTAGCGGCTGGCGCTGGCCACTGGCTCGCCGCCTGGCCGCACTGGTGGGCGCCCCGCGCCTGGCCTAGCCGGTGGCCGTTGGCTGGCCGGCTGCTGGCTGTCCTCCCTCGCGGCCTCGCTGtcccggcgggcggcggcggcgcggtccGTGGAGGCGTGGAGCAGCGAACCAGCGGTGGCCGGTGGCGTCCGCGCGGAGAGGGGAGGGGCAGAGGAAGAGCCAGGCAGCAAGCCagcaatggcggcggcggcggcagtagAGCGGGGCAGCGGGCGTGCGGGATGCGAGCGAGGGCGCGGCTGCGGGATGCGAGCGAGGGCGCGGCCGTGCGTGATGGGAGCTGGATGCGAGACGCGTCGAGTTTTTTTTTAGGTTAACAATTTTTGGGCCGGGCTGCAGATCCGCTCCAAACAATTTCGGCCCACGGGGGGGCAGCCCCCCGTCCGTCCGCCACTGGGAACAGCCGTCGATATTGGAGTTGAGGGATGGGAGGGGAAGTCACACCGGCCATGGAAAGACCTCACAAAGTCGAGATAGGAAGACGACGTAGATGggaaggaaaagaaagaaacgAACCAATACGCACAAAACCAGTGGCAGGTGGGTAAATTTTTACCCCAAAttaaagcagctgaaagaaggggGTTGACATGCTTTGAGTTTTGTACTAGAGTAAAAATAGCTTTTGGTCTAAAGCGGCTATGATTTTTCACCCTTTCGATTGGCTTTTGGCTTTtacaaaaggaaaaaagaagatTAAGATGCCCAACCAAAGGAGATTTTATAATGTAGAACCAATGGGCTTaaactaagagcatctctaagagttgttctaaattcatttgtttcTCCTATTTTCACAGCATTTATATATTCTCTCCCAACAGTTTCTTTATCTCAAATAACACATAGGGTGAAAACATATTACACCAAATCTGAAGGAGATGGAGAAGGACTTGGgaaataaaaaaaggaaaaatatactTGATAGGAGAACAGGTAAAAATGACTTTTGATAGGTTAGGTAGGGAAACTATTAGAGATGCTCTACCTTAGGCCGTTCTTCTGCTATATATCCCATTCACCTATTCCTTTTTATATCATGACATATGGGACCCATATTTTAGTGAGCCAATTTATTCTTTTTACTTCTTTTCATATATATCCTTGGTTAGTTGCCAACTGGCCATGGAGTAGTAGTATGGGGATAAGTGGAAAAATGGCTCCTTTTCTCATCAGGTTGTCCCTTAGTACCTTTATCAATAATGAAGGGATCATGACGTCTTTCTCTAACTATGCCCCCTAATTTCCAACCTTAGAGAAACGCATGTAATAAGTAAACTATCTAAATGTGCAACTATGATTCTGCTAggtgtgttgatatctctacCGCAAAAGGATTATGCAACCTACATTCCAATCCTACCAACTAGCCAACAACTAAGGTAGGAAAGGCAAATAACACAACCAAGGTAGCAATGTAAAGCAAAAGCTTAACTGAGATAGAAATGCAAACTCCTGTCGATGACTCTGATATTTTTACCGAGATATCAAGAAGCGCGCAAGCAGTTTCCCCTATTCCTTGTTGGACCCTATATGACACCCTTTGTTTTTTATCACGATAAAATTCACTAAAAATTTAAACTTTTGGAAGTTTACAACAAATTAAAACTTGATTAGTTTATTTCCCTTGAAATCATTTTATTGAAAGTGTTTTTCCAAAAAACCTTGCATTAAAATTCAGCATATGCATTATGAGTGTTCGTGTGTTGTTTGTGTGTTTTTCTAGAATTTATTTGCGGCACCAAATTGTTTTCCTTGTATTCCCAAATCTCATTATTTTCTTTAAATTCCAAACCCCATTTTCTTCCAGCAGCTGCCTACCATGCACTGTAACTCTTCAACGGATGCTGGTAAAAATCTCAATGGCCAGAAAATATCCGAGCACTGCCGGCGTGAGCCCGCGTCAACTCCCGAATGCTCAGATGTCGTCTTCTTCGTGGCGTGTCCTTCCCAGCAATAGAAGCATATGCCTCCACACCTGCTTACACGCTGTGCTGCTGCCATATATATGCTGTGCTGCTGCCAATCTGCCATGCTCCAGTAAAGGCCAGCTTGAGTCAAGCATGCGCATGTTGACTGACATTGCTGTGCTGCAGATCATGCATGCCGGCAAAAATCTCCCTGGCCGGGAAATATCGGCTGTCTCCCCACCGCCTTACCCATGGCTATAAAAGCCGGCGATGCACCATGGCTAGTCACCTCCGTCAAGCTCGAGCGCAGGCAACTTGAGGACGAGGACAAGCTTTGCTTCTCTCCGGCTGCTGGCTCCATCAGTGTCGATGAGCAGAGCTTGAGCTCGCTTACCACAGTCCACAGGGTCCTTGCCCTTGCCGTACGCGAAGCCGCCGAAGGCAGGCACCACCACGCTGGGGACGCCAACACACGAAAGCAACGCCGGAGCTGCTGCTACACCAGTACGCGACGCCACCGCCGGCATCGTGCCTCGATCTTCTCGCCAAGCATCGCTGGAGCCACCCTCGCCTTGAACCGCTAAGGACCGCACAGACGAGAACTCCACCGGAGCATGACACCGCGCTTCGCTCTGCTCTCTGCTCCACCGTCACGGCTGCTCAGAGCCACCCTTAAAGACAGAGGACGCGAACGGGAGGATGCTGCCGTCGCGCCGACGCTCTATGCTGCCACACCAGAGCTCCGTCCCGGTCGACTACCGTCGTTGCCACAGAAGGTCCACTGTCCGTCCGCCGTGATCTGCTCCCTCTCTCCTCCCTCGACGGCACGGAAAGACACAGACATGTCGACGCAAAATCAACTGAGGTCATCTACCTGTCAAGCCACATCCCCCAGCCAATGGGAGCTGGCCACGCCATCCCATGAATGGCAACCAATGAAAACAAGGCAAGCTCACAACACAGTGCACGAGCGGGATCACGGAACAGTACCATGCAAAGCAAATGTTCGATAGACACAAGGTGCATGCCAGCAACTATGCTGAGTAGAAAATAGTGAGCGCACCTAGGAGATATGTATGAGAAACTGAGGAAACCCATTTCCCTTTAATTTTCTAGAAAAATCCCAGAAAATTCCTAGAAATACCAGCTCCAAAGTCTACGCAGACCTCTCCCACGCCTTCTCCACCGTCTAAAATTCCTGAAATAATTTCCAATATCCTTGCCGTACCCCTTTCTTTAATAAAGCTATGATGATCCATATGTCCACCATCCCACATCTGAACCCCTTGATTCTTCCACTAAAAATCTTCTAAAATGAAACCCTGCACACCCATAtcctttttcataatttttggtgccCATTTAAATTCTAGTTATGCTTGTCTTACGTTTCTTTTATTAACACTAACCCATAGTTGCACCCACCTACTAACGCATACATGTGAACTCACCTAGATAACAATCTGTCATCCAATAGGATCAACCCATCTAGGACCCTTTTCTCTTCCTTTGGTCGATTATGCCTGTTTGTTCCACCTGTTGGGGTGTTTTCCTTGCTTGATTGTCAATGCTAGACAACGTAGGGCAGATAAATCGGAGAGAAGGTGATGGAACCCAAAAGCAGAATTACACAAGGACGAAGAAACAAGAAGCATAGGAATCAGAATCTCAAAATAAGAATATAATCGCCAGCGAGCGGAGGCAAGTCCTAACACCCATCTACCCCTTTTTCCTCCATATATGGTGCCACATCCACCCTAACTCCCCATTTTTACACCACCACCATGTTGTACTATTTCCGCCACAACACCTACCACCCTTCTTTAATAAACCTAATTTATATTAACTACACCATTCTTTTATATGTATATGAGTATGAGTAATATGAGATATTGTGTCACGAAATGAGCTATGTGATATTACATGAATACTTGTGATATGTTGCAAGctcttataatatataatatgagTACGTGTAATATATGATACAAATCTTTATGATATTCCATAAGCCCTTAAAAATATGGATGAGCTTGAGAACATGAACCATGTTGTTAATCAGATACAATCTGGTGAACTAAAACTTGTCTCCGACGGGAGCGAGTGGAGGTATTTCACGTGGTGTGGACTACCTTGGCAAGATCACCTAGTGAGGGTTCCTGTGGGAGATACTCGCTTCGGTCATGTAAGGATCGGTTCATTTGCCATCTCACCTAGCCAGAATTTTCATATATCCACATGTCTGTATGGGCAGACTTGGTCTCACACCCTGTTAGGTGGAAATACAACTACTACTAGGAGGCCGGAGTGGCAACAGACTATCAAGAGAGGACAATGGTCTGGTCAGCATGGTTGCTATGTGTTCCATGTAAAATTATTGTTGTGCCTTATGCGAGCACTGTTTATTGAATTCGGATGCTATGTGATCATCCCCTAAAATTGGATGATGTGTGATCATCCAACCTTTGTGTGTAT from Sorghum bicolor cultivar BTx623 chromosome 8, Sorghum_bicolor_NCBIv3, whole genome shotgun sequence encodes:
- the LOC8082778 gene encoding zinc finger BED domain-containing protein RICESLEEPER 2 — encoded protein: MGDPNSNDSSLVHGTETVFEDYEIFPGGNEMVDVCDAIISDKMGHDAEMILGYKMVDNIHDNKMVHSNQIVPVGSKVDPGGEMVPYDQTVLHCNQTVQGSEIASGNVTTGVKPQTSSKRRRKTSMVWEHFTTEDSEGCTRACCKHCNGIFAYSSGSKMSGTSHLKRHITQGHCPEIKVQEPAAGGTENYFQGTVEKPSKRRRRTCTGYANARFNPDSSKSYLAKMIILHDYPLLIVQQPTFISFVEGLQPSFKVVNTDAMEAEVYAVYLKERESVLKQVGNIPGRINLTVQSWTTSQTLGYVSLAGQFIDSEWKLHRRMLNFVMVPWPGCSENAVSEAISRSLPQWNMTDKLFTVTGDYESSSHDIYSLNLREELSRKNIPMLGGQFLVVRCYAHILNAAASDVTASVQSAIYKIRESIKFIKSCVSHEEMFAHIILQLQIPSNQTLCLDFKAQWNTTYLMLLAALDYKQAFTMLEKCNDNYNQAPSAVDWEKVEVACRYLKLLYDSANSIMATEDPTSNIFFHEAWTIQREISNATDDQDSISGTITKGMHEIFDKYWRDCNVVLAIAVVMDPRFKMKIVEFSYSKIYGLMKGSKYVKLVDDAVHELYKEYVRQPLPSTPAHVEQEVTGALPDNKNNIPTDPTSTGNLLSGFDTYLSEVALSQISKSELDQYLEEALVPRMLEFDILMWWKVNAVRYPTLSRMAQDVLAIPVSTVGRGSSVFAAGTEAKMLDDYQSSLHPETLEALFCAKDWLQHSSPAAP